A portion of the Candidatus Pristimantibacillus lignocellulolyticus genome contains these proteins:
- the glnA gene encoding type I glutamate--ammonia ligase has translation MSAQQIIKTLEENNILFVDFRFIGLNGGVHHITLPTTEVSEDTFVEGVAFDGSSIPGFRGIEESDMVMVPDTESAFIDPFTIHPTLNIMCNIHTPNGDRYDRDPRSIAQKAEEYLQTTGVGTTAFFAPESEFFIFDDVRFSNDMKSSYYSVDSEEAAWNTGRKEEGGNLGFKVGVKGGYVPVAPTDAQQDIRSEMVRVMQETGLRVERHHHEVATAGQAEINFRFDTLTKTGDNLLKYKYIVQNVAKQWGKVATFMPKPLFGDNGSGMHVHSSIFNGDEPLFYEKGAYGNLSKMAMSYIAGILYHAPALIAITNPSTNSFKRLVPGYEAPVNLVFSKGNRSAAVRIPIAAVSPKGCRIEFRTPDTTANPYLAFAAMLLAGLDGIKKGLDPVALGYGPFDKNIYDLPEEDKKEIRSVPGSLEEALDALESDSTFLTENGVFSEDFVANYIALKRSEAKQVAIRIHPHEFNLYFGC, from the coding sequence ATGTCAGCACAACAAATTATCAAAACTCTTGAAGAAAACAACATTTTATTCGTAGATTTTCGTTTTATCGGTCTTAATGGTGGGGTACATCACATCACGTTGCCAACTACTGAAGTAAGTGAAGATACTTTCGTAGAAGGTGTAGCATTCGACGGTTCATCTATCCCTGGTTTCCGTGGAATTGAAGAATCAGATATGGTCATGGTGCCAGACACTGAATCTGCATTCATAGATCCGTTCACAATTCACCCAACACTTAACATCATGTGTAACATTCATACTCCGAATGGTGATCGTTATGATCGTGACCCACGTAGTATTGCTCAAAAGGCTGAAGAATATCTACAAACTACAGGCGTTGGAACTACAGCGTTCTTCGCTCCTGAATCTGAATTCTTCATTTTTGATGATGTTCGTTTTAGCAATGACATGAAATCTTCTTACTATTCTGTAGATTCTGAGGAAGCTGCTTGGAACACTGGACGTAAAGAAGAAGGCGGTAATCTTGGATTCAAAGTTGGCGTTAAAGGTGGTTATGTACCAGTAGCTCCTACTGATGCACAACAAGATATCCGTTCTGAAATGGTTCGTGTTATGCAAGAAACTGGACTTCGCGTTGAACGTCATCACCATGAAGTTGCAACTGCTGGTCAAGCTGAAATTAACTTCCGTTTCGATACATTAACAAAAACAGGTGACAACCTACTTAAATATAAATACATCGTACAAAACGTTGCAAAACAATGGGGCAAAGTAGCTACATTCATGCCGAAACCACTATTTGGTGATAACGGTAGCGGTATGCACGTTCACTCTTCTATCTTCAACGGAGATGAGCCTTTGTTCTATGAAAAAGGTGCTTATGGTAACCTAAGCAAAATGGCTATGAGCTATATCGCTGGTATTCTTTACCACGCTCCTGCTCTAATCGCTATTACTAACCCAAGTACAAACTCCTTCAAACGTCTAGTTCCTGGCTATGAAGCACCAGTTAACTTGGTATTCTCTAAAGGTAACCGTTCTGCAGCTGTTCGTATTCCAATTGCAGCAGTATCTCCTAAAGGCTGTCGTATCGAGTTCCGTACTCCTGATACTACTGCTAACCCTTACCTTGCATTTGCAGCTATGTTGCTTGCAGGTCTTGATGGTATCAAAAAAGGTCTTGATCCAGTTGCTCTTGGTTATGGACCATTCGATAAAAACATTTACGATCTTCCTGAAGAAGATAAAAAAGAAATCCGTAGCGTTCCAGGTTCACTAGAAGAAGCTCTTGATGCTCTTGAGTCTGATTCTACATTCTTGACTGAGAACGGCGTATTCTCTGAAGACTTCGTTGCTAACTATATCGCTTTGAAACGTTCTGAAGCGAAACAAGTAGCAATCCGTATTCATCCGCATGAATTCAACCTATACTTCGGTTGCTAA
- the aroF gene encoding 3-deoxy-7-phosphoheptulonate synthase: MIVITKNNVADERISEIVSFIERKDGMQAHVSKGDDRTVIGIIGQADSQLGEQLRAMKDVENVIKISKSYKLASRDFHPDDTVIEINGVKIGGEHVVVMGGPCAVENPEQIDEIARLVKAAGGQVLRGGAFKPRTGPYSFQGVGVEGLVMMAEAGKKHGLLTITEVMTPEYVDVCAEYADILQVGTRNMQNFDLLRKLGTIKTPVLLKRGFSATYDELLNAAEYILAGGNPNVMLCERGIRTFETYTRNTLDLTAIPVLQSLSHLPVISDPSHGTGRRELVEPMSKASLAAGANGLIIEMHTDPDNSMTGDGVQSLFPDQFANLLKDLEKLAPIVGKSFNTVKAPAEDFKEWKK, from the coding sequence ATGATCGTAATAACAAAAAATAATGTAGCAGATGAGCGTATTTCAGAGATCGTATCATTTATTGAACGAAAAGATGGCATGCAAGCCCATGTATCCAAAGGAGATGATCGTACGGTCATCGGAATTATCGGTCAAGCAGATTCACAGTTAGGAGAACAATTAAGAGCGATGAAAGATGTAGAGAACGTTATCAAAATTTCAAAATCATATAAGCTAGCGAGCAGAGACTTCCACCCGGATGATACTGTTATTGAGATTAATGGCGTCAAAATTGGTGGGGAGCATGTCGTTGTAATGGGTGGCCCGTGTGCTGTAGAAAACCCAGAGCAAATTGATGAAATAGCCCGACTTGTGAAAGCTGCTGGTGGTCAAGTGTTACGCGGTGGCGCATTTAAGCCTAGAACAGGACCTTACAGCTTCCAAGGTGTTGGTGTTGAAGGTTTAGTTATGATGGCAGAAGCAGGCAAGAAACATGGCTTGCTGACGATCACAGAGGTTATGACACCGGAATATGTAGATGTGTGCGCGGAGTACGCTGATATTTTGCAAGTAGGTACACGGAATATGCAAAACTTTGATCTACTTCGTAAACTAGGTACAATCAAAACTCCGGTATTATTGAAACGTGGCTTCAGTGCAACTTATGATGAACTACTGAATGCAGCGGAATACATTCTTGCAGGTGGCAATCCTAATGTAATGTTATGCGAGCGTGGAATTAGAACATTTGAAACCTATACTCGTAATACATTAGATCTTACTGCAATTCCTGTATTACAATCTTTAAGTCATCTACCAGTAATTTCTGATCCAAGCCATGGAACAGGTAGACGTGAACTAGTAGAACCGATGTCTAAAGCTTCCTTAGCAGCTGGTGCGAATGGTTTAATCATTGAAATGCACACAGATCCTGATAATTCTATGACAGGTGATGGTGTACAATCATTATTCCCAGATCAATTTGCTAACCTTCTGAAAGACCTTGAGAAATTAGCACCTATTGTTGGTAAATCATTCAATACAGTTAAAGCTCCTGCGGAAGATTTTAAAGAGTGGAAGAAATAG
- a CDS encoding 4-hydroxy-3-methylbut-2-enyl diphosphate reductase — protein sequence MEIVKISPRGYCYGVVDAMVLALQTAKNENLPKPIYILGMIVHNAHVTDAFETEGVITLDGENRLEILEQIETGTVIFTAHGVSPEVRQRARDKGLTVVDATCPDVTKTHDIIREKSELGFHTIYIGKKGHPEPEGAIGVAPDMVHLIEKDHEIANLQFDEKTPLLITNQTTMSQWDIRHIIDQLKEKFPHAEVHNEICLATQVRQEAVAGQAGEAQLCIVVGDPRSNNSNRLAQVSEEIAGVKAYRIADLSELKQEWLQGIDRVAVTSGASTPTALTKEVIEYLEKYDHNDPSTWELTRSVNMSKILPRIKTKTT from the coding sequence ATGGAAATCGTGAAAATATCTCCACGAGGTTATTGCTACGGAGTAGTGGACGCAATGGTATTGGCATTGCAAACTGCAAAAAATGAAAATTTGCCAAAACCGATTTATATATTAGGTATGATTGTTCATAATGCACATGTTACTGATGCATTTGAAACAGAAGGCGTGATCACATTAGACGGTGAAAATCGTCTTGAAATACTGGAACAAATTGAAACGGGTACAGTCATTTTCACAGCTCATGGTGTTTCGCCTGAAGTTCGTCAAAGAGCTCGTGATAAAGGTTTAACCGTCGTTGATGCAACATGTCCTGATGTTACGAAAACTCATGATATTATTCGAGAGAAGAGCGAATTAGGTTTCCATACCATCTATATTGGCAAGAAGGGTCATCCTGAGCCAGAAGGTGCGATTGGTGTTGCTCCTGACATGGTGCATTTAATAGAGAAAGATCATGAGATTGCAAACTTGCAATTTGATGAGAAGACTCCTCTTCTAATTACGAATCAAACGACGATGTCGCAATGGGATATTAGACATATCATTGACCAGTTGAAGGAGAAGTTCCCTCATGCTGAAGTTCATAATGAGATATGTCTAGCGACTCAAGTTCGTCAAGAAGCAGTAGCTGGTCAAGCAGGTGAGGCGCAGTTATGTATCGTAGTTGGTGACCCTCGTAGTAATAACTCTAATCGATTAGCTCAAGTATCTGAAGAGATTGCGGGTGTGAAAGCTTACCGTATTGCTGATCTTTCCGAGTTAAAGCAAGAATGGCTGCAAGGTATTGATCGTGTAGCAGTAACTTCAGGTGCTTCTACACCGACGGCTTTAACTAAAGAAGTGATAGAATATCTTGAGAAGTATGATCATAATGATCCATCAACATGGGAACTTACACGTTCAGTGAACATGAGTAAAATTCTACCGAGAATTAAGACTAAAACCACATAA
- a CDS encoding HAMP domain-containing histidine kinase codes for MSLRLRLTLWYSGLLTGALIIFGVIVYLFINWNTYAELREMVKTESEGLVITGTLMLDKLDLNLDRQSRIEGKNIYVQLINYREGKYRQSTNLFEQNFVIPYPDASPSLQNGFVEVMVELDHKKYRMITYQRPLEINGVLVGLLQVGAIPYNEDQFLIGLRNTLLFSSVIVVLIAFTVGLIIARKALRPIENVINATKQIENGADLSVRIPMPIAKDEIGTLVTTLNMMLSRLEKAYNELDEAYMAQRRFVSDASHELRTPLTTIRGNIDLLDKMWKQTEQQSGAISDQLESVNLSGTHFELSYEAITDISAEAKRMSTLVNDLLALARADAGYVMEKEKVDIHSLTEAVVRRAQLLPREANWEVGDLSELKDVYIRGSEDYLQQLLFVFIENAFKYTPDGDVNFTVRRTEHHIAWIIEDNGIGMNPDQVPHIFDRFYRADVSRGVTVGTGLGLAIAKWILDEHQGSVEVATLEGKGTTFTVWLPIDFS; via the coding sequence TTGTCACTACGATTAAGATTAACACTATGGTATTCAGGTTTACTTACTGGAGCATTAATAATATTCGGTGTTATCGTCTATTTATTCATTAACTGGAATACGTATGCTGAGCTTAGAGAAATGGTTAAGACAGAAAGTGAAGGGTTGGTAATTACAGGAACATTAATGTTAGATAAGCTCGATCTCAATCTTGACCGTCAATCACGAATTGAAGGTAAAAATATTTATGTTCAGTTAATCAATTATCGCGAAGGAAAGTATAGACAATCTACAAATTTGTTCGAACAAAATTTTGTTATTCCTTATCCGGATGCTTCACCATCGTTGCAAAATGGTTTTGTTGAGGTAATGGTGGAACTTGATCATAAGAAATATCGTATGATTACTTATCAACGACCACTTGAGATTAATGGCGTGTTAGTTGGATTGCTACAAGTTGGAGCGATTCCATATAATGAAGATCAATTTTTAATTGGATTACGTAATACATTACTTTTTTCTTCTGTTATCGTTGTCCTTATTGCATTTACAGTTGGTTTAATTATTGCTAGAAAAGCATTACGTCCAATTGAAAATGTGATCAACGCTACTAAACAGATCGAGAATGGTGCAGATCTAAGTGTACGAATACCTATGCCGATAGCGAAAGATGAGATTGGTACACTTGTCACTACGCTCAATATGATGCTCTCAAGGTTGGAGAAGGCTTACAATGAATTAGATGAAGCATATATGGCTCAGCGACGTTTTGTGTCTGATGCATCGCACGAACTTCGAACCCCACTTACGACAATTCGTGGTAATATCGATTTACTAGATAAAATGTGGAAGCAGACAGAGCAACAAAGTGGAGCGATAAGTGATCAATTAGAAAGCGTGAATTTAAGCGGTACTCATTTTGAATTATCATATGAAGCAATTACAGATATTTCGGCAGAAGCTAAACGAATGTCTACGCTTGTAAATGATCTTCTTGCACTTGCTCGTGCTGATGCGGGATATGTAATGGAGAAAGAAAAAGTAGATATTCATAGTTTAACTGAAGCTGTTGTTCGCCGAGCTCAGTTACTTCCTAGAGAAGCAAATTGGGAAGTTGGCGACCTCTCTGAATTGAAGGATGTCTATATTCGAGGTAGTGAAGATTATCTTCAACAACTATTGTTTGTCTTTATTGAAAATGCGTTTAAATACACGCCAGACGGAGATGTGAATTTCACGGTTAGAAGAACGGAACATCATATTGCTTGGATAATAGAAGATAACGGAATTGGAATGAATCCTGATCAAGTTCCACATATATTTGACCGCTTCTATCGCGCAGACGTGTCTCGTGGGGTAACGGTTGGTACAGGGCTTGGTCTAGCAATCGCTAAATGGATTCTCGATGAACATCAAGGTAGCGTTGAAGTAGCTACTTTGGAAGGTAAAGGAACGACATTTACGGTATGGTTGCCGATAGACTTTTCCTAA
- a CDS encoding response regulator transcription factor yields MRQHILVIDDDDKITSMLRRSLAFEGYEITIANNGADGLKSFMMKEPDLVILDVMMPYIDGMEVCRRIRESGSQVPILMLTAKDEVNDRVKGLDLGADDYVVKPFALEELLARARALFRRKVDKLDKSESVLTYEDLVLDIDAREAIRAGRRIELTSKEYDLLLLFMQNPKRVLTRDTIMEKIWGYDFSGESNVLEVYIAMLRQKLEEGGHSRIIITVRGTGYVLRGEVG; encoded by the coding sequence ATGAGACAACATATATTAGTCATAGATGACGATGATAAAATTACGTCGATGTTGAGGCGTTCACTTGCCTTTGAAGGATATGAAATAACGATTGCTAACAATGGTGCTGACGGTTTAAAAAGCTTCATGATGAAAGAGCCTGATCTCGTTATACTAGATGTCATGATGCCATATATCGATGGAATGGAAGTATGTCGTCGCATTCGTGAAAGTGGAAGTCAAGTTCCAATTCTCATGCTTACTGCCAAAGATGAAGTGAACGATCGAGTAAAAGGTCTTGACTTAGGTGCTGATGATTATGTAGTTAAGCCATTTGCACTAGAAGAGCTACTTGCAAGAGCTAGAGCATTGTTCAGACGAAAAGTAGACAAGCTAGACAAATCAGAAAGTGTATTAACATACGAAGATCTTGTGCTTGATATCGATGCAAGAGAAGCGATTCGTGCGGGAAGAAGAATTGAATTAACTTCGAAAGAGTATGACTTATTATTATTATTTATGCAAAATCCGAAGCGGGTTTTAACTAGAGATACGATTATGGAGAAAATATGGGGATATGATTTCAGTGGAGAATCGAACGTTCTTGAAGTATATATCGCGATGTTGCGCCAAAAGCTAGAGGAAGGCGGTCATAGTCGAATTATTATTACAGTTCGTGGAACTGGTTATGTGCTTAGAGGAGAGGTAGGTTAA
- a CDS encoding trypsin-like peptidase domain-containing protein, giving the protein MDNNNKNNYDDFFKNEGNSNASASGNKAETNNGTKSDYNAINEQRGQSQQEVYGQSPYSNPNEPNRNQSASVQDAEYTPVNSESTSYGSSTVQSQDDTMYYYTYGNGRPPAQDQTNAISQNQTNSTSTYQQATYGNQTTTPVYNEQAQVGTNYRPFTTSQVGGNDPFGSKKEKNPNGFGKIFLSFMAGVIAVGLLMYTADVQNWFSQEVTVSKQTTSMNNGSSDSSKTTTSEKGSTASTSTPLADRPNNIASLFASASPAVVKIETYSSYSSGGGGSSSLLDDPFFRQFFGDNIPKSNGGGSGSSSDLQQTGMGTGFFFDETGYLLTNQHVVGDADEIRVVVEGYEKPFVAELLGSSYELDLAVLKIKGDEKFPTLPLGSSEDIKIGDWVIAIGNPYGFDHTLTVGVLSAKERPIDISDTEGTRNYENLLQTDASINPGNSGGPLLNTDGEVIGINTAVSSTAQGIGFAIPTSTINEVLESLKNNTAIPKPASPFIGADLQNLTEDIAKELGLSTTEGAIVRSVYYNSPAYVGDLKQFDVITGVDNETIKTMTELITYIQSKEVGETIELQIIRNNKEMSLSITIGDKNEFGLK; this is encoded by the coding sequence ATGGATAATAACAATAAAAATAATTATGATGATTTCTTCAAGAATGAAGGAAATTCCAATGCATCAGCAAGTGGTAATAAAGCCGAGACGAATAATGGTACAAAGTCAGATTATAATGCGATTAATGAACAAAGAGGACAATCACAACAAGAGGTATACGGTCAATCTCCATATTCTAATCCTAATGAACCCAATCGTAATCAATCTGCAAGTGTACAAGATGCAGAGTATACTCCGGTGAATAGTGAATCAACTTCATACGGATCTTCTACAGTGCAAAGTCAAGATGATACGATGTACTATTATACTTATGGTAATGGGCGCCCACCCGCTCAAGATCAAACAAATGCTATATCGCAAAATCAAACCAATTCAACATCAACATATCAACAAGCAACATACGGAAATCAGACAACAACTCCTGTTTATAATGAGCAAGCACAAGTTGGAACTAATTATCGCCCATTTACCACATCACAAGTTGGTGGAAATGATCCTTTTGGTTCCAAAAAGGAAAAAAATCCGAATGGGTTTGGTAAGATTTTCTTATCGTTTATGGCTGGTGTCATTGCAGTAGGATTATTAATGTACACTGCAGATGTACAAAATTGGTTCTCTCAAGAAGTAACCGTTTCGAAGCAAACAACTTCTATGAATAATGGATCAAGCGACTCATCGAAAACAACTACTTCTGAAAAAGGCAGTACAGCTTCTACAAGTACGCCGTTAGCGGATCGTCCTAATAACATTGCATCTTTGTTCGCATCAGCGAGTCCTGCTGTAGTAAAGATTGAAACCTATTCATCCTACTCATCTGGTGGCGGAGGATCAAGTTCTTTACTCGATGATCCATTTTTCAGACAATTCTTCGGTGATAATATTCCGAAATCTAATGGCGGAGGTTCAGGTTCTAGTAGCGATTTGCAACAAACAGGTATGGGAACTGGGTTCTTCTTCGATGAAACAGGTTATCTTCTAACGAATCAACATGTTGTTGGAGATGCTGATGAAATCCGTGTCGTTGTTGAAGGATACGAAAAACCATTTGTTGCTGAACTTCTTGGTTCAAGCTATGAGCTAGATCTGGCTGTCCTGAAAATAAAAGGTGATGAGAAATTCCCTACACTTCCATTAGGAAGCTCAGAAGATATTAAAATCGGTGACTGGGTTATAGCAATTGGTAACCCATATGGTTTTGATCATACGTTAACGGTTGGTGTGTTGAGTGCCAAAGAGCGTCCGATTGATATTTCTGATACAGAAGGTACTCGTAACTATGAAAATCTTCTGCAAACAGATGCTTCGATCAATCCAGGTAACTCTGGTGGTCCGTTACTTAACACAGATGGAGAAGTTATTGGTATTAACACCGCAGTAAGTTCTACAGCGCAAGGGATAGGATTTGCGATACCAACTTCAACAATTAATGAAGTGTTAGAATCGTTGAAAAACAATACAGCAATACCAAAACCAGCTTCACCATTTATCGGGGCTGATTTGCAAAATCTAACGGAAGATATTGCAAAAGAATTAGGTTTGTCTACTACTGAAGGCGCAATTGTAAGAAGTGTCTACTATAATTCTCCTGCCTATGTCGGAGACTTAAAACAATTTGACGTTATTACTGGTGTAGATAATGAAACGATTAAAACGATGACTGAGCTTATCACATATATCCAATCGAAAGAGGTCGGTGAAACGATAGAGCTTCAAATTATTCGTAACAATAAAGAGATGTCCCTTTCTATTACAATTGGCGATAAAAACGAATTTGGATTAAAATAG
- a CDS encoding YugN-like family protein, which translates to MITISSQIAGKQLAFDEMNQASNALGFMLGGNWDYDGGFFDQSLDTENKVWLRVPFKVINGEISSEVGHSDAYIELSEPFVLNHVYNEGNDPSGNVSVISASFNQFQAPIDPDAPVSDKWAQKGKQAVVRLEEALKHLLK; encoded by the coding sequence ATGATTACTATTTCTTCGCAAATTGCTGGCAAGCAGCTTGCTTTTGATGAGATGAATCAAGCCAGTAACGCACTTGGGTTCATGCTTGGGGGCAATTGGGATTATGATGGGGGATTTTTTGATCAATCGTTGGATACTGAGAATAAAGTATGGTTACGCGTACCATTCAAAGTTATTAATGGTGAGATCTCAAGTGAAGTAGGTCATTCTGATGCCTATATTGAACTTAGTGAACCATTTGTGTTGAATCATGTCTACAATGAAGGTAACGATCCTAGCGGTAATGTAAGTGTGATTTCTGCTTCTTTCAATCAATTTCAAGCGCCGATTGATCCAGATGCGCCGGTATCTGATAAATGGGCACAGAAAGGGAAGCAGGCGGTTGTTCGACTGGAAGAAGCATTAAAGCATTTATTGAAATAA
- a CDS encoding response regulator transcription factor has protein sequence MSIDETVNIMIVDDHDMVRLGLKTYLMLEPSFSVIAECSHGQEALSLLNSMDDSQHPDLILMDLMMPVMNGIEATRSIIQRYPNMRIVMLTSFLEDEKVYQSIEAGAISYVLKTVSSEELIFALKGALKGMPVMTTEVSQSLTRGLRVQRTQQGDESFTEREREVLLLVADGMSNKEIADELHISIKTVKTHVSNLLMKCELDDRTQLAVLAHRKGWANR, from the coding sequence ATGAGTATAGATGAGACGGTGAATATTATGATCGTCGATGACCATGATATGGTTCGATTAGGTTTGAAAACATATTTGATGTTGGAACCTAGTTTCTCTGTTATCGCAGAATGTAGTCATGGTCAAGAAGCACTATCATTGCTGAATTCGATGGATGATTCTCAGCATCCTGATCTAATATTAATGGACTTAATGATGCCTGTAATGAATGGTATAGAAGCAACGAGGAGCATTATCCAGCGTTACCCTAATATGAGAATTGTAATGCTAACAAGCTTTCTTGAAGATGAGAAAGTATATCAATCAATTGAAGCGGGAGCAATTAGTTATGTGCTGAAAACCGTTTCTTCGGAAGAATTAATCTTTGCTTTGAAAGGCGCTCTTAAAGGTATGCCTGTTATGACAACGGAAGTTTCACAGTCGTTGACGAGAGGCTTACGTGTACAACGTACTCAACAAGGCGATGAAAGTTTTACAGAGAGAGAAAGAGAAGTACTACTACTCGTTGCTGACGGTATGTCTAACAAAGAAATTGCAGATGAGCTTCATATTAGTATTAAGACGGTGAAGACACATGTTAGTAATCTGCTTATGAAATGCGAACTTGATGATCGGACGCAATTAGCAGTACTTGCTCACCGAAAAGGATGGGCTAATCGCTAG
- a CDS encoding histidine kinase, with product MASIKLNKVKAFSLANRVLLLSISSTLLGLVLYILLEPHYHTISLWLITVVVTVLFSAVLAHFVTRKERNSLERLEYAIKNAVNGDYGTRVSYNQDDPLNELFEQFNEFLEQTEQKLSYLQVLGEARVIQESASIESAVLEERKRLARDLHDSVSQQLFAIHMCASSITKLREVNPDQADQVTLQLVTMSSTAQQQMRKFIAHLRPMELENRSLQGALTHWYPDYCRQNNIQGKLEYRIEAPLSEAKEHQLFLIIQEAMANIVKHSQSQSCQLTLYETDSQVIMTLQDDGIGFKHEALSRKSYGLSTMQERAQKLSGLTEIISKEGRGTIVKVTIPKLKEKELQS from the coding sequence ATGGCTTCTATTAAACTTAATAAAGTAAAAGCATTTTCGCTCGCTAATCGAGTTCTGCTACTTTCGATTAGTTCTACGTTGCTCGGACTTGTACTTTATATTTTGTTAGAACCTCACTATCATACGATTTCACTTTGGCTTATAACGGTTGTAGTAACGGTACTTTTTAGTGCCGTTCTTGCTCATTTTGTTACTAGAAAAGAACGTAATAGTTTAGAACGATTGGAATATGCGATCAAAAATGCAGTAAACGGTGATTATGGAACAAGGGTTAGTTATAATCAAGACGATCCGCTTAATGAGCTGTTTGAACAATTTAATGAGTTTCTTGAGCAGACAGAGCAAAAACTCTCCTATTTACAAGTGTTGGGCGAGGCTCGAGTTATTCAGGAATCTGCTTCTATTGAGTCTGCTGTTCTAGAAGAACGTAAACGACTTGCTCGTGATTTGCATGATAGTGTAAGTCAGCAATTATTTGCCATTCATATGTGTGCATCGTCTATTACTAAATTGCGTGAAGTGAATCCCGATCAAGCGGATCAAGTAACGTTACAACTTGTAACAATGTCGAGTACAGCTCAGCAACAGATGCGGAAATTTATCGCACATTTAAGACCGATGGAGTTAGAAAACCGCAGCTTACAAGGAGCATTAACTCACTGGTATCCAGATTACTGTCGGCAAAACAATATTCAGGGTAAATTAGAGTATCGTATCGAGGCGCCTTTATCAGAAGCAAAAGAGCATCAACTCTTTCTGATCATCCAAGAGGCGATGGCTAATATTGTGAAACATTCTCAGTCTCAAAGCTGTCAATTAACACTATATGAGACAGATAGCCAAGTGATTATGACACTGCAAGATGATGGAATCGGCTTTAAACATGAAGCGTTATCGAGAAAATCATATGGTCTTTCAACGATGCAAGAACGAGCTCAGAAGCTAAGTGGATTAACTGAAATTATTAGTAAAGAAGGTAGAGGTACGATTGTCAAAGTAACGATACCTAAGCTAAAGGAAAAGGAGCTGCAGTCATGA
- the liaF gene encoding cell wall-active antibiotics response protein LiaF → MNRSFFDKYGVGLIIIVVGSWFLGRQLGIIDFGLGKIITILIGVMIIYYGIKMITNNRKQEDSNDSTWNKYNPNIQPPPPLHEDPTMKNPGYDDEKYSSEQKSYGPTYEESPPSSSRPKWKNWGHDHSYDHTFGEYGDHKINKSTFIGDFHFGKQYWELKPMNLSAFIGDTTIDLTKAQIPYGETRIIISAFIGDIKVFVPNDVTVGVKVQMNAFIGDSKFLDQREGGIMSQVNQQTNHFNECERKILIVVSTFIGDVKVKRVG, encoded by the coding sequence ATGAATCGATCATTTTTTGATAAGTACGGTGTTGGATTAATTATTATTGTAGTCGGTAGCTGGTTCTTAGGAAGGCAGCTTGGGATTATCGATTTTGGACTAGGTAAGATCATTACGATCTTAATTGGTGTCATGATTATATATTATGGTATTAAAATGATTACTAATAATCGTAAGCAAGAGGATAGCAATGATTCAACATGGAATAAATACAACCCGAATATCCAACCACCGCCACCTTTACATGAAGACCCAACTATGAAGAATCCAGGATATGATGATGAAAAATATTCATCCGAGCAAAAAAGTTACGGACCAACTTATGAGGAATCACCACCATCTTCATCCCGTCCCAAATGGAAAAATTGGGGGCATGATCATTCATACGATCACACATTTGGCGAATATGGTGATCATAAAATTAATAAGTCTACTTTTATCGGCGATTTCCATTTCGGTAAGCAATACTGGGAGCTTAAACCGATGAATTTATCTGCATTTATTGGAGATACAACGATAGATCTTACAAAAGCTCAAATCCCTTATGGTGAAACACGAATTATTATTTCCGCATTTATCGGTGATATAAAAGTATTTGTACCGAATGATGTTACGGTTGGAGTAAAAGTTCAAATGAATGCTTTTATCGGTGATAGTAAGTTTCTAGATCAGCGTGAAGGTGGCATTATGTCGCAAGTCAATCAACAAACCAATCATTTCAATGAATGCGAGCGAAAAATATTAATAGTCGTTTCAACTTTCATTGGCGATGTAAAAGTGAAGAGAGTAGGGTAG
- a CDS encoding cupin domain-containing protein: MKIINLESRLQHQEKFINPLTNFEKTKMVQIQLKKGIGIPEHHVDADVLIIVKKGKVEFEVAGERVELSPSSILYMEPKEQHSLLALEDVELLLLRIER, translated from the coding sequence TTGAAAATAATTAATCTTGAAAGTCGTCTACAGCATCAGGAGAAGTTCATTAATCCTCTTACCAACTTTGAGAAGACAAAGATGGTTCAAATACAGCTAAAAAAAGGAATTGGTATTCCAGAGCACCATGTAGATGCGGACGTACTCATTATCGTTAAAAAAGGTAAAGTAGAGTTTGAAGTTGCAGGGGAACGAGTTGAGTTATCTCCTAGCAGCATATTATATATGGAACCGAAAGAACAGCATAGTTTACTAGCTTTAGAAGATGTGGAGCTACTACTATTACGTATCGAAAGATAG